A part of Ictalurus furcatus strain D&B chromosome 8, Billie_1.0, whole genome shotgun sequence genomic DNA contains:
- the si:dkey-160o24.3 gene encoding N-acetyllactosaminide beta-1,3-N-acetylglucosaminyltransferase 2, giving the protein MANCLRRYRCRILLCICTPCILLGCLFVYITLALCLAMAHTYSFNGQIIRSELSDRFFVATGSTNSRMLAPYPVQPFWREDLSKFAFWNLIQQVMDRQHNPILHPSGNNSYKDNITSLNQSGCFPSYEAMWRMSDYVTLPLQMQRFVISMHCRDYPLLIDQPGLCAKTKKAPMLLLAIKSQVHNIRNRQAIRMTWGYSGLQKGQVGKGGLVHRVFLLGKIGEKLSESIKKESEMYDDIIMWDFMDTFFNLTLKDVLFWDWFSKTCQNARFVFKGDDDVFVRTPALLDYLEKQEKLHLKAHGHTKKMKDFIVGDIITSAFPLRTETNKYFIPENFYKGMYPTYPGGGGVVYSGALVPRLLQVSRRVHLFPIDDVYLGMCLQRLGVIPIDHPAFLTFDFNAKEAKEPCAHHTILLVHKRSPREMLQLWTETFKPSTKCFERKNFSPDFIHECCETDCKHSSLPELSVNDSLL; this is encoded by the exons ATGGCCAATTGTCTGAGGAGATATCGCTGCCGGATCCTGCTCTGCATATGTACACCATGCATACTACTTGGATGCCTTTTCGTCTACATAACATTGGCTTTATGTTTAGCCATGGCTCACACCTACTCATTTAATGGGCAAATTATCAGGTCCGAACTATCAGACAGATTCTTTGTAGCCACAGGGTCCACAAATTCCAGAATGCTGGCTCCCTACCCAGTTCAGCCCTTTTGGAGAGAGGACCTGAGCAAATTTGCATTTTGGAACCTGATCCAGCAAGTCATGGACCGCCAGCATAACCCCATCCTTCACCCCTCAGGAAACAACTCCTATAAAGATAACATCACATCACTGAACCAAAGCGGATGTTTTCCAAGTTATGAAGCAATGTGGAGAATGTCAGATTATGTCACTCTGCCACTTCAGATGCAAAGGTTTGTCATTTCTATGCATTGTAGAGACTACCCACTGCTCATTGACCAGCCAGGATTGTGtgccaaaacaaaaaaggctccAATGTTGCTGCTGGCCATTAAGTCACAAGTGCATAACATTAGGAACCGCCAAGCCATCAGGATGACATGGGGGTATTCAGGCTTGCAGAAGGGGCAGGTGGGGAAAGGAGGATTGGTGCACAGGGTTTTTCTCTTGGGCAAGATTGGTGAAAAACTGAGTGAAAGTATTAAAAAAGAGAGTGAAATGTATGATGACATTATAATGTGGGACTTCATGGACACGTTCTTTAACCTGACTCTGAAGGACGTACTGTTCTGGGACTGGTTCTCAAAGACCTGCCAGAATGCCCGCTTTGTGTTCAAGGGTGATGACGATGTCTTTGTGAGGACGCCTGCTCTCCTAGATTACTTGGAGAAGCAGGAAAAGCTTCACTTAAAAGCACATGGGCACACCAAGAAAATGAAGGATTTTATTGTTGGGGACATTATCACCTCTGCATTCCCTCTGCGCACGGAAACCAATAAGTATTTCATCCCTGAAAATTTCTATAAGGGCATGTACCCAACATATCCAGGTGGAGGAGGGGTAGTCTACTCTGGTGCTCTGGTTCCCAGGCTTCTCCAGGTGTCCAGGAGAGTTCATCTGTTCCCTATTGATGATGTTTACCTGGGGATGTGCCTTCAAAGACTGGGAGTCATCCCCATCGACCACCCAGCCTTCCTCACTTTTGACTTTAATGCTAAAGAAGCGAAGGAGCCCTGTGCCCACCACACCATCCTGCTGGTCCACAAACGCAGTCCCAGAGAAATGTTACAACTATGGACAGAGACCTTCAAACCAAGCACAAAAT GTTTTGAAAGGAAAAATTTCTCCCCGGACTTCATTCACGAGTGCTGTGAAACAGACTGCAAACACAGCTCACTGCCAGAACTAAGTGTTAATGATTCTCTATTGTGA